The window gtgggctttgcactggttCTGTCAAGGGAGGGATCTGGAGTGGGGTGGGTGAACAGCACTTAGTTACAGCTGAGTcccttcctagctgtgtggctttgggcaagtcctttaacccctctgagcctcacaTTTCCTTTCTGTGGCATGGGGATAATAGGACCTTCATAGGCCCTCGTGAAGACTGAATTAAGAAATCCTGCCCAGAAAAAGTCAGCAAATGTTATTGTCCTGTTGTCCCCCACTAGGCAGTGGTGGCCCTGAGGGACATTTCCTGGCAGCAACCTTACCCCATGGACTTCTACGCCGGCAGTTCTTTGGGGCCGTGGACAGTGAACCACGGACGGAACCGCcccccccaggccctgggccGGCCATCGCTGGCGAAGGTAGGCAGGGACtgcaagcagggaggagagacCAAAGGCGCGGCCTCGCACTGGCCGCCTCCCTAGCGACGCGAGCCGAGGCCGCCGCCGTGCGGCCGCTGCGGAGAATGCACGGGAGCAGGGTGGAGGACGTCGCAGAATTGAGACCCTGACCAAAGTCTGGGACCTCAGATGCAAATGCAGGAGGAGCCCACGCGCCCTACTCCAGCAGCGGCCTGCGACGATTGCAGctgcagagaagaaaagggagcGCCGCTCATTCCGTAGACCCTCCTTGGTCTCAGGTATCCACCCCTCCTCCGGCCACACCTTTCCCCTCCGGGTTGTTCTGGGAACGCCCGCTCGCTCTATGGCCCGCCTTCGGGGTGGTGCCAGCATTTGGTCCCGCCCCTTGCATATTCAACTTCCGCTCGGGGAAAGTCTGCTTCCGGCCCCTGGCGCGTTGCCAGGCAAGATGGCGGCGCGGCGGCCGCTGCGGGTGTTGGGGCTGGCGGGCTTCCGACAGAGCGAGCGGGCCTTCCGCGAGAAGACGGGAGCCCTGAGGAAGGCGCTGCGGGGCCGCGCCGAGCTCGTGTGCCTCAGCGGCCCGCACCTGGTCGCGAATGCCGCGGGCCCCGAGAGCGTCGGGCCAGCCTCCGGCGAGACGGCCCTGCCCGGTGAGACGGCCTTGCCCAGGAAAAGCACTGAGTCTTTTATCTGGCGTCGTCTCCACGACACCCTTTGGCATACCCCCACGCTGTATCCTCGCCtcattccttccctctgcccgtacccttcatttcttccttcccagcctCACAGGCTTCCGCCTTGATGTGTCATCCCCCTTTCTCCGTGCCACCCTGTTCTCCACCTCATTTCCCCCagactttctcccttcccctcagccGCCTCTCTTTCCTTACTGTCACTCCCAAATCCTCCGTgcctctctttttcatttcttctcccctAGATACCCGCTTGCTCTAACCCCATCCTTTCCCCTATATCACTTTAGAGCCCTGCCTTCCGGAGGAGCAGCCTCGAGGCTGGTGGTTTTCAGAACAGGAAGCAGACGTTTTCAACGCCCTGAGCCATCCCACAGTGTGCAGAGGTCTGGAGGAAGCCTTGGGAACCGTGGCACAGGCACTGAAGAAACTGGGGCCTTTTGATGGGCTCCTTGGTTTCAGCCAGGGGGCCGCGCTAGCAGCCCTTGTGTGCGCCCTTGGCCAAGCGGGAGATCCTCGCTTTCCCTTGCCAAGGTTTATCATCCTGGTGTCTGGTTTCTGTCCCCGGGGCCTTGGACTCAAAGAACCCA is drawn from Panthera uncia isolate 11264 chromosome E1, Puncia_PCG_1.0, whole genome shotgun sequence and contains these coding sequences:
- the OVCA2 gene encoding esterase OVCA2, encoding MAARRPLRVLGLAGFRQSERAFREKTGALRKALRGRAELVCLSGPHLVANAAGPESVGPASGETALPEPCLPEEQPRGWWFSEQEADVFNALSHPTVCRGLEEALGTVAQALKKLGPFDGLLGFSQGAALAALVCALGQAGDPRFPLPRFIILVSGFCPRGLGLKEPILQGPLSLPSLHVFGDTDCVIPPQESMQLASRFTGAINLTHSGGHFIPAAAAQRQVYLKFLDQFAE